A window from Mytilus galloprovincialis chromosome 8, xbMytGall1.hap1.1, whole genome shotgun sequence encodes these proteins:
- the LOC143043582 gene encoding uncharacterized protein LOC143043582 yields MGKTALFVVVVAITMITMINHCKGEPNFACTGRGGYCSDSNACPSLGGNVEKLSVRCKCGKACCKCTDTCPDGSTCMSEGETCDGTKDTNSCCGNKFCCTPTPITTPVPCEIDCIYGCKDECHPDLMREGECCGLTCCRGGGR; encoded by the exons ATGGGAAAAACTGCTCTGTTTGTTGTAGTAGTggcaataaccatgataacaatgATTAATCATTGTAAAG GCGAACCAAACTTTGCATGTACTGGACGGGGTGGATATTGTTCAGATTCTAATGCATGTCCATCATTAGGAGGTAATGTGGAAAAACTATCTGTGAGGTGCAAGTGTGGGAAGGCATGTTGCAAATGTACTG ACACATGTCCTGATGGTTCTACATGTATGAGTGAAGGTGAAACCTGCGATGGAACCAAAGATACAAACAGTTGTTGTGGTAACAAGTTTTGTTGTACACCAACTCCAATAACGACACCGGTCCCAT GTGAAATAGATTGTATCTATGGTTGTAAGGACGAGTGTCATCCAGATTTAATGAGGGAAGGAGAATGCTGTGGATTGACATGTTG TAGGGGCGGTGGACGCTAA